The Candidatus Nitrosocosmicus franklandus genome contains a region encoding:
- a CDS encoding DsbA family protein — translation MKHRNRKPRGNKTNVRKVVIMAVLFGALLIGGSITAFSNFGGNNNSSSSNPEDIQQLISNLTNPIVPGAAAIGNGDAPIDIIEFGDYQCPFCARFNQETKADLISKYVDPGIVRFGFKDFVINDLPADKLSTLGAEASYCAAEQDKYWEYHDEVYRNSRGENTGWVTQESLIDFARNINIPNVSEFADCLQSHKYNSIVVENDIFAKNLGLTSTPTFLIMKENSTRIAAIEGAQPIEVFDDVIGQLLNNTL, via the coding sequence TTGAAACATAGAAACAGAAAACCACGAGGTAATAAAACTAACGTTCGTAAGGTTGTGATAATGGCAGTTTTGTTTGGTGCACTATTAATAGGTGGTTCGATAACAGCCTTTTCAAATTTTGGAGGTAATAATAATTCATCATCATCAAACCCCGAAGATATTCAACAATTGATTTCTAATTTGACAAACCCAATCGTACCTGGTGCAGCAGCAATTGGTAATGGGGATGCCCCAATAGACATAATTGAATTCGGAGATTATCAATGTCCGTTTTGTGCTAGGTTCAATCAGGAGACTAAAGCTGATTTAATCTCAAAGTATGTAGATCCGGGCATTGTAAGGTTTGGTTTTAAAGATTTTGTAATTAACGATTTACCTGCGGATAAACTCTCTACTCTTGGGGCCGAAGCGTCATACTGTGCTGCTGAGCAGGACAAATACTGGGAGTATCATGATGAAGTTTATAGAAATTCAAGAGGAGAAAATACTGGATGGGTTACACAGGAAAGTTTGATTGATTTTGCAAGAAATATAAACATTCCAAATGTTTCTGAATTTGCGGATTGTTTACAGTCCCATAAGTATAATTCGATCGTTGTAGAAAATGATATTTTTGCAAAGAATTTGGGATTAACTAGCACTCCAACTTTTCTAATTATGAAGGAGAATTCGACTAGAATCGCGGCAATAGAAGGTGCACAACCAATAGAAGTATTTGACGATGTAATAGGTCAGCTACTGAATAACACTCTGTAG
- a CDS encoding NAD(+)/NADH kinase — protein MIKRIRSVAFFTKRNNEESEKVSFILKSKLTKKGVEIIEFKKDAIHNTKYFSEKPLDFAIAIGGDGTTIKAFRTLPSEVPVLCVNAGGTRGILSEVSKDSINKIIEPLLNGEFFLDKRTRIIAQIGNDTTVPVLNDFVLMRSELDKTPIFTLFMNDSSLSQKMDGMIISTPTGSTGHALSNNGPIIHEQLDCILVTPIGSVNRVPSFVAPLNGIKVSVNHDTQLIMDGQMTRSIPKNHMISIKKYQDDALFIRFKMNDLRQLTKLGFT, from the coding sequence TTGATCAAGAGAATTCGATCTGTTGCCTTTTTTACTAAGAGAAATAATGAAGAATCTGAAAAGGTTTCATTTATACTTAAGTCCAAATTGACCAAGAAAGGCGTCGAAATCATTGAATTCAAAAAAGACGCGATCCACAATACAAAATATTTTTCGGAAAAACCATTAGACTTTGCAATAGCAATAGGTGGAGACGGTACTACTATTAAAGCATTTAGAACGTTACCTTCAGAAGTTCCTGTTCTATGTGTCAATGCGGGAGGGACACGTGGGATTTTGTCAGAAGTTTCAAAGGACTCTATAAACAAAATTATAGAACCCTTACTAAATGGAGAATTTTTTTTAGACAAGCGAACAAGGATAATAGCACAGATTGGAAATGATACAACCGTACCCGTGTTAAATGATTTTGTATTGATGCGTTCTGAGCTAGACAAAACACCAATTTTTACACTGTTCATGAATGATAGTTCCTTAAGCCAAAAAATGGATGGTATGATAATTTCCACTCCTACTGGCTCTACAGGCCATGCCTTGTCAAACAACGGACCTATTATTCATGAACAACTTGATTGTATCCTTGTAACTCCCATTGGCTCGGTTAATAGGGTTCCCTCATTCGTGGCCCCATTGAATGGTATTAAGGTTAGTGTAAATCATGATACTCAGCTCATAATGGATGGACAGATGACCCGATCGATTCCTAAAAACCACATGATCTCGATAAAAAAGTACCAAGACGATGCATTGTTCATAAGATTTAAAATGAATGATTTGAGACAACTAACCAAACTTGGATTTACATAA
- a CDS encoding sensor histidine kinase, with protein MILLIPLIIGSLIFTSIVSLQNFAGIRTKFLDMFEVSGLQLAEKLSDEIRKVKSELHHLSTNPILHNISISKSFKSQILEDSFSQSDPKYANIAVYDIGGKLVIDTANSNTNESFSDEEFFERALEGHFFFYSIPTQSLSNQSHFHFSGPIYNTNRTVIGVLEIEVPVTLIDSLLNESLFYSNKYNKTFRFDVKLLHNNSIFYHSKSSEDQHIDDLGIILEQLNTLEDGLHVIGDTMMISIPLSLDEYGFDAIGNWTLVLEGDLSTIMNDYNKTVSDFLISSAVIIIITIFVTVFSVRKITDPVTQLKNSALELSKNNFEKEIMVEGSSEVKDLSIALEVMRRNIINSRKNLINKVKERTRDLEHAIEELRSKEALLKNINIELRKSTRAKEEFLSMVSHELKTPITPMKLYVEMILKENKSNKISDFQLKGLNIVYKNIIKLEAIVNDIFTVYKMESDNFTLNKEVVSVAELVETNVSALRPLMRDKGIKLNVNVATDSSIYCDPNRISQVFFNLVNNAVDHVPDKNGRITISVEKLSEIEVSNSMSQEHNDVKAKILFTIEDNGIGIKEENVANLFKKFYQIDTGLRRKYGGTGLGLAISKGIIESHGGSIWLDSTYKGGARFRFKLDAL; from the coding sequence TTGATTTTACTAATACCACTAATAATAGGTTCACTAATCTTTACTTCAATTGTATCATTGCAGAATTTTGCTGGAATTAGAACGAAATTTCTTGATATGTTTGAAGTTTCGGGATTGCAATTAGCAGAAAAACTATCAGACGAGATCCGCAAGGTAAAATCAGAGCTCCACCACCTATCTACGAACCCTATACTTCATAATATAAGTATTTCAAAAAGCTTCAAGTCACAGATTTTAGAAGATTCTTTCAGCCAAAGTGATCCAAAATATGCAAATATCGCAGTGTATGACATTGGCGGAAAATTAGTAATCGATACGGCCAATTCCAACACTAATGAAAGTTTTTCTGATGAGGAATTTTTTGAAAGAGCATTAGAGGGTCATTTTTTCTTTTATAGTATTCCCACACAATCGTTATCGAATCAAAGTCACTTCCACTTTTCAGGGCCTATTTATAACACAAATAGAACAGTTATTGGAGTTTTAGAAATTGAAGTGCCTGTTACCCTCATTGACAGTCTCTTGAACGAGAGTTTATTTTATAGTAACAAGTATAATAAAACCTTCAGGTTTGATGTCAAGTTGTTACACAACAACAGTATTTTTTATCATTCTAAAAGTTCTGAAGATCAACATATTGATGATCTTGGCATTATTTTAGAACAACTCAATACACTTGAGGATGGACTACATGTAATAGGAGATACTATGATGATTTCAATTCCACTATCCTTAGATGAGTATGGATTTGATGCAATCGGAAACTGGACTCTGGTTCTTGAAGGAGATCTATCTACTATAATGAACGATTATAACAAAACGGTAAGTGATTTTCTAATTTCGTCTGCAGTAATCATTATTATTACTATATTCGTTACCGTTTTTTCAGTAAGAAAAATAACAGATCCGGTTACACAATTAAAAAATTCAGCTTTGGAATTAAGTAAAAATAATTTTGAAAAGGAAATCATGGTAGAGGGTTCAAGTGAGGTTAAGGATCTTTCGATCGCCCTTGAGGTCATGAGAAGAAATATCATAAACTCGAGGAAGAACCTAATTAACAAGGTTAAGGAAAGAACAAGAGATTTGGAACATGCTATTGAAGAATTGAGATCTAAAGAAGCTCTGCTAAAAAACATCAACATAGAGCTAAGAAAGTCTACGCGTGCTAAAGAAGAATTCCTTTCTATGGTAAGTCATGAGCTAAAAACCCCCATTACACCAATGAAACTGTATGTTGAAATGATCCTTAAGGAAAATAAATCGAACAAGATATCCGACTTTCAATTAAAGGGCCTTAACATAGTATACAAGAACATTATTAAACTTGAGGCAATCGTTAACGATATTTTTACTGTATACAAGATGGAATCAGACAATTTTACTCTAAATAAAGAAGTTGTTAGTGTAGCAGAGTTGGTAGAAACAAATGTATCTGCATTAAGACCATTAATGAGAGACAAGGGAATTAAATTAAATGTAAATGTCGCCACCGATTCAAGTATTTATTGTGATCCAAATAGAATAAGCCAAGTATTTTTTAATTTGGTAAACAATGCAGTGGATCATGTTCCAGATAAAAATGGAAGAATTACAATAAGTGTCGAGAAACTAAGTGAAATTGAAGTATCTAATTCCATGTCACAGGAACACAACGATGTAAAAGCTAAAATACTATTTACCATAGAGGATAATGGCATAGGCATCAAGGAAGAAAATGTTGCAAATCTTTTTAAGAAATTTTACCAAATAGATACCGGACTCCGGAGAAAATATGGCGGTACCGGACTGGGTCTAGCAATTTCTAAAGGTATTATTGAATCCCATGGCGGATCAATATGGTTAGACTCAACTTACAAAGGCGGTGCTCGTTTTAGATTTAAATTAGATGCTTTATGA
- a CDS encoding DDE-type integrase/transposase/recombinase — translation MNTRNRTPSKYVYYGLHLYFSGLSLRKTSERLSYCIKRNHVTIWNWIQKYQPKIIKTKQRRICEFIVDETLLKVGSEYTWLWVAIDAKSKEILSLSISKERNMFVAERFLSNIVRDYGKHPVSTDGGTWYPMACQFLKLEHHLHSSYEKNLIERTMQYIKDRTESFDDYFPCRLKNCKLKHVKNWLNLFVDYHNKELKPVN, via the coding sequence ATGAATACTAGAAACAGAACACCTTCAAAATATGTGTATTATGGCTTACATTTGTACTTTTCAGGTCTTTCTCTTAGGAAAACATCTGAAAGATTATCATACTGTATCAAACGAAATCATGTCACTATCTGGAACTGGATTCAAAAGTACCAACCTAAGATTATCAAGACAAAACAAAGAAGGATATGTGAATTCATTGTAGATGAAACATTGCTTAAGGTTGGTTCAGAATACACGTGGTTATGGGTTGCAATAGATGCGAAAAGTAAGGAAATTCTCTCACTATCCATTTCTAAGGAGAGAAACATGTTTGTTGCGGAACGGTTTCTGTCAAACATAGTCAGAGACTATGGAAAGCATCCAGTTTCAACAGATGGTGGTACTTGGTATCCCATGGCTTGTCAATTCCTTAAATTAGAACACCATCTCCATTCCTCCTATGAAAAAAACTTGATTGAAAGAACAATGCAGTATATCAAGGACAGAACTGAAAGTTTCGATGATTACTTTCCCTGCAGGCTAAAGAACTGCAAACTAAAACACGTAAAAAACTGGTTGAACCTGTTTGTCGACTATCACAACAAGGAATTAAAACCTGTTAACTGA